ctccgcaccaaggtatgccaaccatgccagccgcaccacatgtgccaatggcatgccgttccatccacaactccgcgccaaggcatgccaacaatgccagccgcgccactgtgccaatggcaaaccatgtcagccacgattccatgccaaagctaTTTCGGCCCCACTACATGCCGCTGGcggccaaaacgaagggttgcaacaatcaacggccacccttccatcttagatgcaaatcttagccgtccaaggtcaccaaccaacgcatggtaacctctggcccaacgccaaaactgcgccaaggcattccgaccatgccacatgtgccaatggcatgccgtgtcagccaccttgccgcgcctaaaccacaccatgctggccttccctacacggctaccaaaacgaaggcgtgcgaaaatcaacgaccacccttccatcttagatgcaaatctcatccgtccaaggtcaccaaccaacacatggtaatctttggcccaactccaaaaccctagtttttatcacacccaaaccgcgccaaggcatgtcggccatgctacatgtgccaatggcatgccagccacctttccgcgccataccatgccggcacaaaggcttgcgacaatcaacggccatccttccatcttatatgcaaatattaaccgtccaaggtcaccaaccaacgcatggtaacctttggcccaacgccaaaatcctagttttggccacgcctaaactgcgccaaggcatgccaaccatgccacatgtgccaatggcatgtcgtgcctaaaccataccatgccgccctttccctcacggctgccaaaacgaaggcgtgtgacaatcaacgATCACCTttacatcttagatgcaaatcttagccgtccaaggtcaccaaccaacgcaggGTAACCTTTGgaacaacgccaaaaccctagttttggccacgcataaaccgcgccaaggcatgtcgtgccagccaccttaccgcgcctaaaccataccatgccggccttcccttaacggctgccaaaacgaaggcgtgcgaaaatcaacggccacccttccatcttagatgcaaatctcaaccgtccaaggtcaccaaccaacacgtgctaacctttgtcccaacgccaaaaccctagttttagtcacgcccaaaccgcgccaaggcatgatggccatgccacatgtgccaatggaatgtcagccaccttgctgcgccataccatgccggcgttccctatgcggttacgaaaacaaaggcttgcgacgatcaacgaccatccttccatctaagatgcaaatcttagccgtccaaggtcgccaaccaacgcatggtaacctttgtcccaaaaccctagttttgatcacgcccaaaccgctccaaggcataccggccatgccacgtgtgccaatggcatgccatccaccttgtcgcgccataccacgccggccttccctatgcggttaccaaaacaaaggctgacgaagatcaacgaccatccttccatctaagatgcaaatcttatccgtccaaggtcgccaaccaacgcatggtaacctttggcccaacgccaaaacctttgttttggccacgcccaaaccgcgccagggcatgccagccatgctacctgtgccaatggcatgccaaccaccttgccgcgccataccatgctggccttccctatgcggctaccaaaacaaaggcttgcgaagatcaacggccacttttccatctaagatgcagatattagccgtccaaggttaccatctaacgcatggcaacctttggcccgacgccaacccctagtttggtcgcgtccaaacaaatccaaaaccctaacttttgacgtgcctaaactaggccatattaaagccgtactgaccatgctttcatgccactggataccaaacgaagggttgcaataatcaacggctacccttcctctcaagatgcaaaatctcgaccgtcgaaggtcaccaccgagccggcaagtctctcaagctcaacttgacgaacaacaacatgctacatgttttccacgaaaacactcgagacatcaatacatgtcataaactgggggatgctcattgggtattggcttggcggtttacagcatgcggcgtacactacgcccgttataagacaatgtcataagcatgaggcggttagtaaatacagggagtaatggtgaaacgctttcttttatggaacatcaattccaggcattaccgatTACCACCTCATCCCATTTaatcatccgttttccatttcttacgagactagagtacgtttcacttcgacttgtataaataggtcttacctatttctaccgaacaacaagttcaggtcaggaggatacaacactcataaaatatttgctagatttccatctgttagcttcccactttctgatacaagtcgtgaaacaactactcttccagaatcaactattctggtctcaacactctcttcgcgtccctccccaaaaccaacccttctccttcactttgtgaccgaagcaagtctggaacggctatttcttggtttaggccggatttgtacagattgatctctcgaatctaaagtactcccttgcagtacattgtttagggtttaaactcgtttctcacctacacacccgaaattaccaaaatcagcagaaatcgttttcaccctcaaacacttggTAAAACCAACAATTACCTATATTAGGAATCATGGTAGAACTGATATCAACTTTTGTTGGGGGTCTTGGTAGAACTGATCCCTACCAATTAATATTGGGAATTTTGGTAGaaccaatttcaattttttttgggatTCATGGTACTTGGTAAAACCAATCCCTAACTATGtttggagtcatggtagaaccggtcccaataaCAAAACCGATTTTTAGCATTCACATGTTACTTTATGGTTTTGTGTGAATTTGGAATTAGAGTTttctaaataggaaagttcaagaagttgacataatttgaacatgtttcAAAATTCTTATAATAGaaagttcaaagatattccttgatactcaaggtgatcccatatcGAAATATCGAGAATCTTTTAAATAAGATTTTTAAATTATATGCAAGTTATTTTCTAGCAATTAAAACATATCTCTTGAAAATCTATTTTAGTTAAGTgttaaactaatattagatattttttaAAGAAAGATTCCAGAATAAcaagttggatattagttggaaatatgaaaatcgAAATTAGGTACATATTGCATGTCTTGagaatctttcggttttggaatttccttgttgtccgaacaaccttggtctataaatagttaagTTTGAATTTCTtgtaaactatcctaagagccaggaaaacttcattcatgttgtttttggtggagctgattatctggagaggaaagtaccctaattaggcgaaatctcttacgtctgcTCGTTTAAATATTTctgtgggattaagaagctctatgAGTGCCGTTCGGAAACTAGATAatcgcattgttattttagttttcgattatttatttaattgaacacggttgttgaaactttgattgcatgtAGTTTGACTATTTTTTAGAGCCTTCTCTTCTAACATAAAGTCACTCAAATTAGATCAAAGAATTGACGAgatcttcagaattttttttagatCTGATGACTACTTGTGatcattcattgttaacagattctTTTCTCTGTGCGAGGAATGATCTTTTAGTTCTTTAAGACAAGATACTCTTTTTATTACTTTTACAagagtattttgaagaagtataagtttcctgtcaagagactgaaagttgtattccttaagatattTTTCACGGAAtcgattcaaagtttccttttaATATGATTTTGTTTGATCATAGTAATTGTAGAAGATGGTTCATTCTCTTTAGACTTGATGTAGTTGGTCCTACTACCATCATCATGGTTTGTTTCAGAAGTGACCAGATAAGTTTTGTCACCacgatctgtaaaagtcgagcaaggaatttttgtttcttcatcagaagaaattGTAACAGGTTCATTAGTCAGAGTTATTGGATTAGATGAACCCCTTGTTCTTGAGTACCGGTTTTatcaagagcttctagtttgacagttaGATTCCTTTTGAATAAAATATTTAGTTGAATGTACTTTTCTTTGATATATTGCTTAAGAATATTAGACTCTGTTTTTAATAATAACATCCTTGTAGACATAGATTTTTTAGGATTTAGGAGTTTTACCGACTCTTTTTCAGCATGTTCTTTGACATCAGAATTCGAATCAAATGTACTATTGAATTctgtaactcctggatcatgagttaacgaatTAGTAACATTCTAAACTTTTGAGTATTCGCCATCTTGCGTTACATTAACCGAATCAGTCAttagattcaaatcttataggttggatcgcgccaaacacagattgttcatgttttcctgttctgataccaattgaaaagacgaggatacccaaatacatcacaatattttactttttttcataacctatacaagacccaccgTGTATAAATCTCTTAAAAAAACAATCACTAAagaaatatttcaacacagtgtccacttgagaTAGGTTTAGTCCGAACTGAGCTAACACGTGAAtaaatatcaaagtcaagtggataaatccaatatactttgtgtgatcgtctatggatgtgaaatcgagacaatacaacaaaaaagTGATTACTTAATAATAGGTACAataataaccgaaaccttataggatcaatatcaagtgcctaacTAACGTATAAGTGCaacttactttaattataataaaataattataatgcggaaagataaagtaaatggaacacaagattttgtaaacgaggaaaactgcaagtacaggaaaaccctaggacctagtccagaattgaattctctcagaattaagccggtTTACAAAATACAATACaaccttcgtatagttgagaccaaatagaCTCCCGAagatacttagttcccttagtatccatGCGTTCACGGACGCACGTGAACAACAATGTTCttttggattgtattccaaacagtaaagtattCAAAGcagtttggtatcaactctattcaatctttgtGATTTGAGTTTAACAAAGACTTTTCCATTTAATCAAgaaaactcctttgtcaggtctatATCAATCTAAATCATCAACTTAGATTTAGATTTACAATTAATCAAGTTTGGACACTAAAGAATGTCACCAAGTAATTAATTGCTGATTTACGCAACTAGACGATCAATATGATTCtggttggatcccatccgatcaaggtttgtgcaatcaatattcacaagatacgaaaaccaatacaAAGTCGTCTTTATATTCAAATCttcttcaaaacctgcacaacaaacacttaaatctcttgtgatcaatctcaCATAGAACAATGTCTGTTAACAatgggattatcacaagatgtatgaCTTTAGATATACAAATAGTTATTAAGATCCTATTGATACTTTGgtatagtttgagtgaccttatgtcagaagataagtctctcaagaataatcaaactaggtgcaattaaagttttaacaaccgttagtcaatcaaatcaataatcgatcATGTAATATCTagttttcccaccaacggtactcgtagagcttcttgatcccacaaaagtcttaaaacaagcactcgtaagagatttcgcctaattaagttactttcctctccgattagacggctccaccagaaacaacaagaagataAAGTTTTGCTGGCTTTTATGATAGttgctagaaatacaaactttggtatttatagaccaaggttgtttggacattAAGGAATTTCCGAAACAGAAATATTTTTAATGCAATGAATGATTCGGCTTTCATTATTCCAATAAATGTTgttcaatattttccgaaatctctcttagaaaatctctaattagtaaatgcattaatttttattctctagagctatgatTTAATTGATGgtagttaaagtatataaaatcaaATATCTTAATTTCGGctcaggatcaccttgagtaccgaggaatatctttgaacaataaatgataagagttaatggtcatgttcaaagtatgttgacatcttttcattaCAAATACTTATTACATATTCACAATGGATTTGtgttcttggaatcggttctaccacactttcaaacaagtttagaattggttctaccaaaattcaaaTACAACTAAGTGATTGATCATATCAAGTCACTTACATGGGTTGAATCGATTATACCAATCACACGGATCGTTTGTACCAAAATATGTTTCCTACTTGTGATAGGTCACACATCTTTACTGGACTGGTTACACCTCTCACACGGATCGGTTACACCTCtcacaaggatcggtcacaccaattacaatgatcgatcataccatctaatGATGATTACTTTGATTTGGTTGCATCGACCATAAgtcacatattggtcatccaatgaatatgcaatgaatacccGGACCAATATATAttgatttccatttcgattcacgaaacaagttcatgaatgtatttcctttaaaTAATTGTAAAACagtgtttcctaggatgaaatcctcaccataacccatacacataatcattacaatatatacaagattatgttgatgtcatataatacaaagttcaaaatataaacattatacttagtatcctaattccttaatactgtgATCAACTacaatatatacaatatatacactttgcatgttatgtttcaatatagcacgatttgaaagatacgttatgaattgaatttctcatgtcaatattactaacctcaagtggatggATGATGTCGCCGTCGTAGTCGTTTCTTTTCACTTTCTTTAGGTCTTCGAAGTAatatttgtatgtctcaacattcctaaaatttctattctaacctaaacgaagttgactctagtacataatcaagcgactcttagatgatttttggtactaaaatatgacaaccaaactttgcataccaacgcttggtgagttcaaccgagctatgctctaagagAAGCCATGGAGAAAATACATACTCTATTTTTTTATTGTGTTCCAAAAGGATGGAGAATTTGGTAATACATCCCAAGTAAATTACTATGGGATTGATAACTTTCCCTAAaatctagaaactaaaactaGGTCATTTAAATCTTTAAGAAGAATTAATATAGGTAGAATTGGAAAGATTTTGATCTCTCTGATATTTTTTTAATCTCCGTTAAAAACTCTACAATGTCAAGTAAATTGAAACAGAAGGAATATTATACATGATATATATTCTCCAGTACATTAACATTGGAATGACTGATTATAAACTATATGAAATGTTAACATTCTCCTAATACTGTAGAAACATCATCACGAACTTAATTAAAGTTTACCATGCATTTATATCGATTGATTAATACAAGACGTTAAGACAAAAAGACAATAAATATTAATCCGCCGAATTCAACTTAACTTATGTGTTTCCTTCCTGTTGATTCAGCTTTTGAGTAGCTAAATGCTTCAACCAGAAAATCCTTCTGTAATGATTTGATCTCTCGGCAATGATAAGCCTTACATCATCTGCAACAGCCAACCTCTTTAAGAAAGGGAGTATTGTAGAGAGTTCTTTATCTTGTGGATCAGAATACCAACTTGCAATTGGAATGCCATTGTCTTTCTGCATGCAAAAATTTGTTGGATCCGCATAACCTCTGCCACTTGCAGTGAAGATGGCTACATCAAACAACTCAGAGACCCTTTCCAAGAACTTGCGAACATACGGCCTCAGTAAGACATAACAAGTGCGCTCCCCTATagtaaatgaaaaatcacatggCTTGTTAAGTGATCCAGTACTGATTGTGATGTGTACAAGGGTTTGATCTAAATCCGACACCAGCAACTTCTTCTGTTCCTGGATTTTGTTTGGTGGGCTAGAGCTTGAAGTGCGAGTCCTACTTGCGGTCTTGTGCGGTTCTACTGCTTCGAGATAGGACATCCTTAGcttgctgctttctttccttgtTTCTTCTTCGGTTTTTGCAGAGACTATAGTTTATGCTTTTTTTTGTTTATGTTGCGAAAGTATTTATAGGTCAGTCAGGTCTCTTTCCAATTTCTAGCACTTCCCTAATTTCCCTCGAACAGTTAATGCCGCTTTTATAACTTTCCTAATTTCCGGTGAACACTACTTTTTCTCGGTTTGAACACGCCCAAATTACCAACCACGCCATATCCATATTTGGGTGTGTCAAGCGGACTGTACAAGCATAGCTGGTTTCCTCCAATCTGTTAAAGAGGGaaattatttccaaaacctacCTACCCCGTCCGATGGTTTGAATAGAAAAAGTTCTAGTCAGATTTGCAGGTGACTAAGATATGAGAGGAGGTCGATAATTGCAGGGAAAGCCACGTCTATCGACACCATTTAAATTGCACATTATATAATATTGATTCAGTTTTTTGAATATCATTATCTTACTTTATTAAACTACAGCGAAAGAAGATTATCGGGCGGGCTGAACTTCCATGGTTAATTGCAACATGGGCCGTAATAAAATCTATAATGCCCGTAACTAAGACCCCCACAAAAAAGTCCAGGCCTTATAAAAAAACTTAAGCTGCGGTAATCGGAAACATACAAATCTAGCACCTACAAAAACTAGAGATAAAATACCCTCAAATCATGAACAGCAGAAAGAAACGAAACAACAACCAACTAATCTCCTAAGATTTGAAATAGCAATCAAACAGATAGCAAATAAATACAAATTTAGATAgaaatttcttgattcaatagGAAGAAGCAAGAAACAAAACAATCTGCTGCTTAATGCTGCATAAGAGTCATACTGCACTTCATATCTTTTGGGTTTGCTCCCTCATCAGGATTAGTCACTGAGCCGCAAATCAAAATACAAATAAACAGACTGAATACAGTCAATAATTTTGACTTCAAAAATGTAGTGCTGTCGTAAAACTCCAGTCTCATTAACGAAAGAAGAAGCTTATGCCACACAAGCACACACTCTATGAGTTTGTTTCAGTCTCCGTGTCCACCAGTTATCCAAACACATCAGTTAACAGGACAAGGAAGAATAGTTGAAAATGGAAACTCAAAAAACGAGATACAGGATTAAACTAAACAATTAAGATGTAGAAAAAAAGAGTAAAAAAATTGTATTACAGGCAAAATCAGTATGATCATAAATGCCCTCAGTTAGATCCATTATTGTCATCCGAATATAGTTTCCCCAAGGGGTTCTCCCTGTAAACAGGGTCTCAGTTCCACTACATCTCAACTACTAATTGGATAACATCATCATAGGCTTTTCAATTAACACTGTCATAAATCTTTATAAAAAAATCCATACACATCtatgaaaagaaaaacagaactAGGCTCAGACATATTTCAGCTCTCTCTATCAAGAATTTTCTGAAGCAGAACTGGCATAAAGCTGTGTAATGATCGTCACAGCCAAAACATAACTGAATTCAACCATTTTTACCTTTTTGCTCCGATCTACGAAAGAGAGAATTTTTGCCAAAATCTCCCCCACCGATATCATACAAGTCCCTAAACAGATCACTAGATACACCAGAAACATACACATTAAGATGGGAGGAATACCATCTCGCGCGATGAATACAAACATCAATTTACAGTAACTTCAATCCTGATTTTCTTCATCCTCACAAAGCAAGATGGTATGTCCTCTCACCTAATTTCGTATTCATTTCTAGCGATATCATCATACAAATATACAACAActatgaaaataaaatgaaagtttTAAGTCGGATTTTTTACTTTGAAAATGTAGTGCTGATGTGAGAGCACCGATCTCATTAAGTAAAAGTTCGCTTCCTCATCGGGGATTATCAAAatacaaacaaacatattgaaAGTTGAGGGTGAAACCTTAATTAATACAGTCAAGAATTTTGACTAAGAAAATGTGGTGCTGTTATTAAACTACGGTCTCGTTAATTACGAAAGAAGAAGCTTCTGCAAGACAACACACACTCTATGAGTTCTTTCAGAAATCAGTTGAAAGAACAGTTGAAAGTTGAAACTCAAAACGTGCTACAAGCATAAACTCAACAACAAAAAGTACTACAGGCAAGGACAAATCAGCGTGAAAAATGCCATATTGCCTCAGTTAGATCCATTACTGTCATGCGAATATAGTTTCTCCAAGGGGTTCTCCCTGAAAACAGGGTCTCAGTTCCACTACACCTCAACTAATTGGAAGACATGAAATTCAGATTCTCAGATTCAATAGTTAAAAATGCAGCCAGACTCTTTAGAGGTAAAACCATAAATATAATTAACAATGAGGACAACTTAATTAAAACCTACAAGCCTCAGAATTGCAGAATTATGTCACCAAGGCGTTAAGCCATTCAGTCCCGAAAGATGGTGTTCTTTATGATTCAATATCCTCATAGGCTATATATACAAACCATGTAACTATGTAACTAAATTACTGAATAAATGTATGTCTCATGGCCAGTCCCAAGAGGTAATGGCCACAACGCAGCTCCCCAAGGCAATGGAATATGAGACCACCCGAGACGGAGATCTTTCGACCATCAACATCTCAGGCTTTTTCTACGACGTTTACAAACGGATTTTACAAACATAAAAGGTTTGCTCCGATATATGAAAGAGAGAATTTTTGCCAAAATCCCCCGCGCCGATATCATATCATAGAAGTCCTAAACAAAAATCAGATACCACTAGAAAAATACACATTAAGATGGGAGGACTATCATCACGTGCGGTGAATACAAACATCAATTTACAATAACTTAAATTCTTTTTATGCTGCTGCTGATTTTGTTCATACTCACAGA
The nucleotide sequence above comes from Papaver somniferum cultivar HN1 chromosome 8, ASM357369v1, whole genome shotgun sequence. Encoded proteins:
- the LOC113304937 gene encoding nuclear envelope morphology protein 1-like, whose protein sequence is MSYLEAVEPHKTASRTRTSSSSPPNKIQEQKKLLVSDLDQTLVHITISTGSLNKPCDFSFTIGERTCYVLLRPYVRKFLERVSELFDVAIFTASGRGYADPTNFCMQKDNGIPIASWYSDPQDKELSTILPFLKRLAVADDVRLIIAERSNHYRRIFWLKHLATQKLNQQEGNT